One genomic window of Cricetulus griseus strain 17A/GY chromosome 3, alternate assembly CriGri-PICRH-1.0, whole genome shotgun sequence includes the following:
- the Tsnaxip1 gene encoding translin-associated factor X-interacting protein 1 translates to MANPQTRYYSFSKSRTGTQSSGGTAEVKGVEKRKLSQKRRTLPFQLSMGGHLSPWPTYTSGQTILYQRKPCSEDCRNRTNSWQQHPLGTSKPRYLEQLENYLRKELLLLDLGTDSAQELRLQPYREIFEFFIEDFKTYKPLLSSIKNAYEVMLAHQREKIRALEPLKAKIITMNEDCSERILAMRAEERYEISLLKKEKMNLLKLIDKKNEEKISLQSEVSKLRKSLAEEYLRYLTERDARKILIGDLNELRYQREDMSLAQSPGVWGEDPVKLTLALKMTRQDLTRIQMELNTMKANFGDVVPRRDFEKQEKINLDLQEQLESLKADYEEVRKEHELLLQLHMTTLKERDQFYAELQEIQRTSTPRPDWTKCEGIIAGGSERWLMLAEGKNSDQLVDVLLEEIGSGLLREKDFFPGLGLEESVPAFLRFDGPVENKKPSKKEVVNILEDAWKERLAQEQKESFQDFFTNFLERRFGSNDAIAWAYTIFENIKLFRSIEVMNQFYAVLMGKRKETVYINQRETMSHLMKEMTNIDTQNEGLITMEQFSTILKTTFPLKKEEQIQELIEAAGWSPDINNVEMFNYRTLFTEDEEGQSEPFVQKLWEQYDSEKEAYLQELKEDLGQELTDEVSLSKMRVALMNIDPSLDKQTLCTYLSQAFQLPVAELPLEDEEKQEEIVVKLETALEQLRIADTKRVGLREPEPAS, encoded by the exons ATGGCCAACCCACAGACGCGTTACTACAGTTTCTCCAAGTCGAG AACTGGCACACAATCTTCAGGAGGGACTGCAGAAGTCAAGGGTGTTGAGAAACGCAAGCTCTCTCAGAAACGAAGAACACTG CCCTTTCAGTTATCCATGGGTGGCCACCTGTCCCCATGGCCAACATACACCAGTGGCCAGACAATTCTATATCAACGGAAGCCCTGTTCAGAAGACTGCCGGAATCGAACCAA TAGCTGGCAGCAGCATCCCCTGGGCACTTCCAAGCCCAGGTACCTGGAGCAACTAGAGAATTACCTGCGCAAGGAGCTCCTCCTGCTGGACCTGGGCACGGATTCTGCACAAGAGTTGAGGCTACAG CCTTACAGGGAGATCTTCGAGTTCTTCATAGAGGATTTCAAGACATACAAGCCATTGTTATCCTCCATCAAGAATGCATATGAGGTGATGCTGG CCCACCAAAGGGAGAAAATCCGGGCCCTGGAGCCCCTGAAGGCCAAGATTATCACTATGAATGAGGACTGCAGTGAGAGGATTCTGGCCATGAGGGCTGAAGAGAGGTATGAAATCTCCTTGCTCAAGAAAGAGAAGATGAATTTGCTAAAGCTCATTgataaaaagaatgaagagaagatCTCATTGCAGAGTGAG GTGAGTAAATTGAGGAAGAGCTTGGCTGAGGAGTACCTCCGTTACCTTACTGAGCGAGATGCCCGCAAGATTCTCATCGGGGACCTGAATGAGCTGCGATACCAACGAGAAGACATGTCACTAGCCCAGTCCCCAG GTGTTTGGGGAGAGGATCCTGTGAAGCTAACACTGGCACTGAAGATGACTCGACAAGACCTGACCCGCATTCAGATGGAACTCAACACCATGAAAGCCAACTTTGGAGACGTAGTACCCAGGAGGGACTTTGAAAAGCAGGAGAAGATCAACCTGGATCTTCAAGAGCAG CTGGAAAGCCTGAAAGCTGATTATGAAGAGGTCCGAAAGGAACATGAGTTACTTCTGCAGTTGCACATGACCACTCTGAAGGAGCGGGACCAGTTCTATGCGGAGCTGCAGGAGATTCAGCGCACCTCCACACCTCGACCTGACTGGACCAAATGCGAAG GAATCATAGCAGGGGGCTCAGAACGCTGGCTAATGCTGGCTGAAGGAAAGAACAGTGACCAGCTGGTGGATGTGCTGCTGGAGGAGATTGGCAGCGGTCTGCTTCGCGAGAAAGACTTCTTCCCTGGGCTG GGCTTGGAAGAATCTGTCCCTGCCTTCCTTCGCTTTGATGGCCCTGTGGAGAACAAGAAGCCAAGCAAGAAGGAAGTGGTAAATATTCTTGAGGATGCCTGGAAGGAGCGTCTCGCACAGGAGCAG AAAGAGTCATTCCAAGATTTCTTCACCAACTTTCTGGAGCGACGCTTTGGGAGCAATGATGCCATAGCCTGGGCTTATACCATTTTTGAAAATATCAAGCTCTTTCGCTCTATTGAAGTCATGAATCAGTTCTATGCAGTGTTGATGGGAAAG AGGAAGGAGACTGTATATATCAACCAAAGGGAGACAATGTCCCATCTGATGAAGGAGATGACAAATATTGACACTCAGAACGAGGGGTTAATAACCATGGAGCAGTTCAG CACCATCCTCAAGACCACCTTTCCTCTCAAGAAGGAAGAGCAAATCCAGGAGCTAATTGAGGCAGCAGGCTGGAGTCCAGACATCAACAATGTAGAAATGTTCAACTACCGAACATTGTTTACCGAG GATGAGGAGGGGCAAAGCGAGCCATTCGTGCAGAAGCTGTGGGAACAGTATGACAGTGAAAAGGAAGCATACTTACAAGAATTGAAGGAGGATCTGGGCCAGGAGCT CACTGATGAGGTGAGCCTATCGAAGATGCGTGTGGCCCTGATGAACATCGATCCCAGCTTGGACAAGCAGACACTGTGTACTTACCTGAGCCAGGCCTTTCAGCTCCCTGTGGCAGAACTGCCATTGGAGgatgaagagaagcaggaggaaaTTGTGGTAAAACTTGAGACTGCACTTGAACAGCTTCGGATAGCAGACACCAAACGTGTAGGACTTCGAGAGCCAGAACCAGCAAGCTAG